GGATGCGGGCCGCATCCTCGAGAAGGCCGACCCCGAGACCTTCTTCGGCAGTCCGCAGCATCCGCGCGCGCAGCGCTTCCTGTCGGATCTGCGCGCGCATTGATTTCTTCCGTCGTTCACCTTTTCGCAATCTCCCAGGAGCTCACCATGTCGAACAAGACCGTCTTCCGCCTCGCCATTCTTGGCACCTGTCTCAGCGCGGCCTCGCTGCTCGCGCATGCCGACCAGTGGAGCGACATCAGCCAGCGCAAGGAGCTCAAGTGCGGCACCTTCGCCGACGTGCCCCCCTTCGCGGCACCCGACCCCAAGACGCGCGAGATGGTGGGCCACGACGTCGACCTGTGCAACGCGCTTGCCAAGGAGCTGGGCCTCACCGCCAAGGTCACGCCGCTGTCGGTGGAAGCGCGCGTGCCCGAAGTGAAGCTCGGCCGTGTCGACGTGACCATCGCCAATCTGGCCTACACCAAGAGCCGCGGCGAGCAGATCCAGTTCAGCGACCCGTACTACGTGGCCAAGGAAATGCTGGCCGTGAAGGCTTCCGACCCCGGCACGGTCAAGGCCGACTTCAAAGGCAAGCGCCTGAGCTCGACCAAGGGCTCCACCTCCGAGATGTCGATCAAGATGAACGGCTCGGAGCCGGTCACGTTCCAGGACACGGGCTCGGCCTTCATGGCGGTGCAGCAGAACAAGTCGGTCGGCATGGTCGCCAACACCATGACCATCACCAAGTTGGTCAACCAGTCGAAGACCGAAGGCGTCGCGCTGAAGATGATCAAGGACCCGATGGTGCTCCAGCCCATCGGCATCGGCATGAAGAAGGACGAGCCCGTGCTGCTGTCCAAGGTAAACGCTGCCCTCTACGCGCTGGAGAAGTCGGGCGAGCTCGACCGCCTCTGGGCCAGGTGGCTGGGCCCGAACACCGAATACAAGATGGTGCGCGAAGAGAAGGTCATGCCGTTGGCCGAACTCAAGTTCGAACTGCTGCCCTGAACCGGCCTGAAGCCCCTCAGTCGTAGTTCGTGAACCGGCTCGGCTCCTGAGTGGGAGCATTCAGTGGCTGGTAGCCCTGGATGTTCTGCAGCAGCGTGCTCGTCGGGTTCGAGCCGATGTTGCCGAAGCCGTTGAACTGGATCTGGAACATCAGCCGCGTGTCGGGCGTCGTGCGGCCCGACACGAGGCGCTCGAGCACGATGCGGCCCACCCAGCAGCAGGCGTTGTATTCCGCGCCGATCAGGCTGTCGGACATCGCGTGGTCGTGCAGGCTGTAGCTCAGCCGCCCCACCGCATACCAGCGCCCCGGGTCCGTGGGCGACTTGTTGCCGAAGAGGCCTCTCGTCAGCTCGCTCAGCGGCCACTGCCAGTTGAAGTCCACCGTCTTCGTGCCGTCGTCCGCGGTCGAGCTGCTGTCCGCCTGGTAGCGGAAGGCCGCGGTGAGCGTGTGGTACGGCGCAGGCGTGTAGCGCAGGGTGAGTGCGTCGCGCGAGCTCTTGCCGTTGTCCATGTTGTATTGCGCGATGCCGTCCACGCTCCATTTCGGGTTCCAGTGGACCAGCCCGCCGACGATGAAGTCGCCCGTACGGTCGGTCACGGCGGTGCCGCTGGGCAGCGTGACGTTCTGGTCGCTGAAGCGAAAGCGCTGCGCGATGCCGAAGCGAGCTGACTCGGCGCCCGTGGCCGGGTCGATCAGGCGCGTGCTCACGCCCGTGGTCAGGGTGTTGGTGTCCGAGACGCGGTCGTTGCCCGAGAACGCGTTCTCGGTGTAGAGCGTGGCAAAGCTGATGTCATTGGCGGCCGTGTCGTACACCGGCAGCTGGCTCTGGTCGCGGTAGGGCGTGTGCACGTAGTAGGCGCGCGGCTCCAGTGTCTGGCGCCATGCGCGCCCGAACAGATTGGTGTCGCGCTCGAACACCAGGCCGCTGTCGAGGCTCACGGTCGGCACCACGCTGGTGATGGAGGTCGCGCCGCTGGCCAGCGCCGAATCGAGCTGGTAGGCGGCGGTGTGAAGCAGCAGCTTCGGAATCACGTAGCCGCCCGGCGTGACCCACGGCCGGCTGATCTGCAGGTTGCCGACCATGCGCTCGCCGTTGGGCTGCTTGATGCCGTTGAGCGTGGGCGAGTAGGCGGAATCGATCTCGAAGCGCGTGTAGTCCAGCGTGCCCGACACGTCGAAGCCGTGCCAGTCGTACTTGTTGTAGTTGGCCGTGATTTGCGGCACGCGGTTGTACGAAGGCGTGATGGGCGAGGCCGCGTACTGCAGCGTCTGGTAGGCGAGGGTGCGCGCCTGGCCGCTCCAGTCGCCCTTGGTCCAGTTCAGGTCGAACTCGTTCGTGAGCGTGCGCGAGGTCAGCGTGGGCGTGTGCGAGAAGTCGCGCCAGTAGTCGTCGTCGCTCACCCGGTTGATGTTGAACGAGGTGCTGAGCGAATCGAGCCCGAAGGGCTTGGGATCCAACTGCTGGTTGTGCTGAGCCCACAGGCCCCAGCGGTTGATGCCGCGCAGGCTGTCGCTGGGCATTTCGTCCACGCGTATCTGACCGCTGTAGGTTTTCTCGAGGTAGCGGAACTCGGTGCCCAGGTTCACGCCGCGGTTGGTCATGATCTCGGGGTACAGCGTGAGGTCGCGGTTGGGTGCGATGTTCCAGTAGTAGGGCTGCAGGTACTCGAAGCCGTTGGTGGTGTCGTAGCCGATCACCGGCGGCAGCAGGCCGCTCTGGCGCGCGTTGCTCAGCGGAAAGCTCACCGACGGTATCGAGGGCGTGGTCACGCCGAGGAAGCTGATCTGCGCGTCGGTGGCTGTCGCGAGGTTGGTGTCGGTGTCGGTGGTCATCGTCACGGCCGTGAGCATCCACGCAGGCACCCAGCTCGAGTAGTTGTCGCGCAGGCAGGTGGTGTAGGTGGCGTGCCGCGCGATCGACACCTTCGGGTCGACGAAGTCGATGCGATCGGCCTCGCCATGCCCGCCGTTGGCCAGCAGCGTGTAGCGCACGTGGTTGAAGAAGCCCTCGAAGCTCTCGACCTTCAGGTGCAGCTCAGGGCCTTCGTACACGTTGCCGGCCTGGTTCAGGTGCACGTTGCCGGTGGCCGTGGCCAGGTCACCCGGCGGCTGGTATTCGAGCCTGTCGGCCGTGATGCGCGTGTCGCCGCGCCGCAATGAGGCATTGCCCTCGACCACTACTTCGAGATCGGGCCGGCCGCTGAGCTTGTCACCGTCGACCAGGCTGGGGCGCGTGCTGCGCTCGGTCGGTGCGATGGTCTCCACGAGCTCTGGCGTGCGGCGCAGCGTCATCGGCGCCTCGGTCCATGTTTCCTGTGCCGGGGCTGTTTGCGCACGCAGCAGAAGCAGCGACAGCAACACCATCGGCGGCCGCGGAAAACCGCGCCAGCGTAATTTCATGTGAGAGGATTTCCAGGAAGCAAGCCGGCGTCGGGTCAGGCGTCTTGCCTGGCCTGCGATTCCCATGCAAAGCCGACGCCATAGACCGAGCGGATCCAGTCGTGCTCGGTCGAGACGGTGGCCAGCTTCTTTCTGAGGTTCTTGATGTGGGTGTCGACCACGCGTTCGTTGACGTCGAGCGCCTCCGGGAACGCGGCCTCGAGCAGCTTCGAGCGCGTCAGCACCCGTCCCGGCTCCTGCGAAAGCGCGCGCAGCAGCAGCGATTCGCGGCGCGTCAGCGGCAGGTAGTGGCCGTCGAGAATCGCGCAGCCGCGCACGGCCCCGAAGGTGATCGGCACCGAAGGGCGCGCGACGATGCGGCGCTGCGCATAGCGCCGCAGCACCGTGTGGATGCGCACCACGACTTCCCTCGGAGAAAAGGGTTTGCACACGTAGTCGTCCGCGCCGAGCTCGAAGCCGCGCAGCCTGTCGGCTTCGTGTGCGAGCGCCGTCAGCATGATGATCGGGTGGTCGCTGCGCGCGCGGATCTTCTCCAGTATCTGCAGGCCACTGACGTGCGGCAGCTGAACATCGAGCAGGGTGAGCGCGGGCGGCGAGGTCAGGATGCGATGGAGCGCGACCGCGCCGTCATCGATATGGTCGACCTCGTGCCCGGCGCGATGCAGTTCGTCCAGCAGCACCGACGCGGCGTCGCGCCCTTCCTCCACCAGCAGGATCCGGCTCATCGCGTCATTGCAGCTTCAGGACGCCCGGGTGCGCAGGCCTAACCGGAGCCTGCGCGCTCTTTTCGCGGCTGTTCCTCATGTGGTCGTCGACCGTCAGGTTGCCCTGCAGGCCGGTCAGCAGCCGCAGCGTGCGGTCGATGGCGTCGTCGTCGAGCATCGGATAGCCCTGCTCGGTGCGCCCGTTGTTGCGCGCCACGCGCGCGATGTAGGGCAGGTCCTGCGGCGTGATGACCACGGACGGCATCACGCCCTGCAGCTCCACGCCCTCGAACGGCAGGAGCACGAAGTACTGCACCCGCAGGTCGGGCGGCAGCAGGCTGCGCAGGTGTGTGGTCTTGCGACCGCACTGCCAGGCCGGGTCTTTCACCTCGCGCGCCAGCGAATGCCCGTTCTGGCGCAGGAACCAGCGCGGCAGCGCCTGGGCGGCGGTCTTGCGATACACCACTGCGTTGCGCCAGCCCTTCACCTCGAACAGGTACACGCCGGCCTCGCACACCAGTGCCACGTCGAAGCGGGCCGTGGGCACGGCGCTGCCTTCGTACATGGGGATGACGAGGTCCCGAAGCACATGCATCCGGTCGAATGAGGGCTGGAACGCGCTCACGAGTTGCTGGATGGCCAGCGTGGTCGCCGTGGTGTTGTTCGCCTGCTCGCCATCCGCGGAGCACGCGCGGCGCACGGGTGCGGCAGTGTCGGGCTTCGGGTGTCCGTGGCCGGCCAGTTTCAGCACGGGGCGGGTGGGGACTTTATGCAAGGCAGTGGTCATGTAAGGCTCCTTCGAACTTCAAGGATTGCGCAACTTTCGGGAGACTTTGTGCAGAAACGGCAATTGATCCGTTTGTTCGGCCTGTGCGGATTGCGGGCCCGCGATCGAGTCGATCGACGGGCTGTTTCCGATGCTTCCCATGAAGACGACCCATGCAAGCGCCAGCTCGCCGTTGGCCGCGGCCAGCACGTGCAGGTCGAGCAGCAGGCCCTGGAAGTCCTCCATCAGCTGCACTTCGGAGATCTCGCCGCGGTCGCGGCGCTGCTTCGACGATTCGAACTCGACCCTTGCATTCGCAACGCGCGCGTACGCGGTGTTCGCGATGTCGCTCTGCGCCTGCAGGCGGCGCAGTGCCTCTGAAACCTGCTCTCGTGCCTGCGCAACCGCATGCACGTAGAAGGGATTGCCGGGCACGTCGATGCTCTGTTGCCCTTCGTTCGTCGCCTCGTTCGTCGCTTCGATCACGCCGTCGGGCATCGCGCTCGGATCGGCGCCGTAGAGTGCGGCGGCCAGGTTGACGTCGTTCCTGTTGGCAAGCACCGCCATCGGGAGCTCGCGCGGCACCTCGGCTGCGAAGCGGGGCAGCGACTTGTCCTGCAATGCGTCGGCGAGCATTTCGTTCAATGCGGCTTCCGACATGTGGCACTGCTTTGCCAGATAGGAGATGTAGCTTGCGCGCTGCGCCTGCAGCTTGCCGATGGTCGTTTCCGCGCTGGCGTGCCGTGCCGCGAGCTGCTTCGCAAAGTCGTCGTACGGCTGCGTGGTGCCCTGGATGAGCATGGTTTGCCGCACGACGGCGGAGCGCGTGTTCTCCAGATAGAGCAACTCGAGCGTCTTTACCTTGAGCGCGATGTAGGTTGCGGCCACGCCCGATTCGTTGGCGTTGCCCGATGCGGCCATCAGCCGGTTCATCGCCGTGTCCTCGAAGCTGGCCCACCAGTGTTGCTGCTGCGTGTTTGCCTGCGCCTGCGTGCGCACCTTGTGGTCGACGAACATGCTCGCCGCAAGCACGGAGGTGGAGTGAACCATTGCGATGCTCGTGCTGGCGCATGCGATGGCCAAGGCACCGCAAATCGCCGCCATCAGGATTCGTGAGCGCTTCACCTGTGAGTCTCCAGCTTCGTCATGCGTGGATCTTTTCAGGCGATCTGGGAGAAATTTGAAGGACGGTGCAATGGCCCTGCCGCATGAGGCTTGTGCGTGTGTGATGTACGCGCACAACACTCGAAGCTGCAGAAAACGGAACCACCAAATTCCTCCTGATTTGGGCGAAACCATGCGTACAGCCGGTCGATACCGAACGGCCGCATCAGACCTGAAACTGGAGAACCCTGAATGAAGAAAACCCTCACGGCATTCGCTGCCCTGGCCGTCTGCGGCCTGGCTTCTGCCCAATCGTCCGTCACGTTGTTCGGCGTCGTGGACGCTGGCCTGACCTACCAGTCGAGCACCTCGCGCGACACGACCACCGGCGCGTCGGTCAAGCAAAGCAAGACGAGCCTGGGCAACTCGGCCTACAACTCCAGCCGCATCGGCTTTCGCGGCACCGAGGACCTCGGCGGCGGGCTGGCAGCGAGCTTCTGGCTCGAAGCGCCCATCACCAACGACGACGGCGCCACCGGCGTGTCCACCTTCAGCCGCCGCTCCACCGTGAGCCTGTCGGGTGGCTTCGGCGAACTGCGCCTGGGCCGCGACTACACCGCCACCTTCTGGAACGACACCGTGTTCGATCCGTTCGGCACCAACGGCTCGGGCACCAACGTCATCAGCACCGTCAGCGGCAACACCACCATCAACAACGCCAACTACGTGCGTGCCAGCAACTCGATCGGCTACTTCCTGCCGCCGAACCTGGGTGGTTTCTACGGCCAGGTGCAGTACAGCCTGCACGAGAACGCCAGCACCGACGCCACCAGCACGACGGCCGCCTCCAGCAGCACGGCTGGCCGCTACGTCGGTGGCCGCTTCGGCTACGCCAACGGTCCCCTGGACGTGGCACTGGCCGTGGGCCAGAGCACCGTCGTGGACACCACCGCGCTGGAGCGCAGGGTGCAGACCATCAACCTGGGCGCTTCGTACGACTTCGGTCCCGTCAAGCTGTTCGGCGAGCTGTCGAACGTGAAGAACAAGTTCGACTACGCGGCAGCGGCTGACACGCACGACACCTACAACGGCTACCTGATCGGTGCGACCGTGCCGGTGGGCGCAGGCCTGATCCGCGTGGCGTACTCGCAAGTGCGCTACAACGAAGGCACGGCCGGCATCACGGGCGAAGACCCGATGGCACGCAAGTTCGCAGTTGGCTACGTGCACAACCTGTCCAAGCGCACGGCGCTGTATGCGACGGTGGCGCGCGTGAACAACCGCAACGACGTGAACTACACGGGCAGCCTGGTGTCGGCCAGCACCACGGGCTACGGCAGCACGGGCACGGCCTACACGGGCCTGCCGCGCTCTTCCACCGGCTACGACTTCGGTATCCGCCACGCGTTCTGATGACGTGAGGACGTGACGGGGGCAGCGCGGCCGACAAGCCGCCGCGCTGCCCGCTCCCGCTGCGCATGGACTGCGCGGCGCCGGAGCATCGCTGCGCTCGGGAGGGACCTCAGGGCAGCGAGGAGATGGAGCCGCAGTTTCAAGGCAGGTGAAATGAAAAAACAGTCATTCGTGCTCGCGCGCTGGTTGCGCGCGTCCGTCTTTTTGCTCGTTGCCTTCGGGTCGCTCGCAGCGGCACAGGCACAGAACAGAATCGAATCAGTCACGGGCTCCGTGCAGGCAGGCAGCGAAGTGCTGCGTGTCGATTTTTCCGAACCGTTGGCAGCAGCGCCCAACGGCTTCGCCATCCAGTCGCCGGCGCGCATCGCGCTCGACTTTCCTGGCATGACCAGCAGCCTGGGCCGGGAAGCCATCGACATCAGCCAGGGCAACCTTCGCTCCGTCAACGTGGTGCAGGCGGGCGAGCGCTCGCGCCTCGTGCTCAACCTGAAGCAGGCGACCGCTTACACGACCGAGCTGCGCGGCAAGTCGCTGCTGGTGGTGCTGCAGCCCGCGGCGGGCCCCGCGCTGGTGGCCTCCACGCCCTTCGAGTTTGCCGAGAACCGCAACCGCGACGTGCTGCCATTGCGCGACGTCGATTTCCGGCTGGGCAGCGAGGGTGCCGGCCGCGTGATCGTGTCGCTGCCCAACGACCAGGTGGGCGTGGATATTCGCCAGCAGGGCAAGGGCCTCGTGGTCGAGTTCACCAAGTCGTCGCTGCCCGAGGGGATGAACCGCCGGCTCGACGTGTCCGATTTCGGCACGCCGGTTCAGTCGGTGAGCATGCAGCAGTCAGGCGACCGCGTGCGCATGGTGATCGACCCGCGCGGCGAATGGGAGCACAGCGCCTACCAGAGCAACAGCCAGTTCGTGGTGGAGGTGCGTCCGCGCAAGGAAAACCCCAACAAGCTCGCGCAAGGCACGGGCTATAGCGGCGAGAAGCTGTCGCTGAACTTCCAGAACATCGAGATCCGCTCGCTGCTGCAGGTGATTGCGGACTTCACCAACTTCAACATCGTCACTTCCGACTCCGTCAGCGGCACGCTCACGCTGCGCCTGAAGGACGTGCCCTGGGACCAGGCGCTCGAGATCATCCTGGAGGCGAAGAACCTCGGCATGCGCAAGAGCGGCAGCGTGCTGCGCATCGCGCCTGAAGACGAGCTCAACGCCAAGGAAAAGATCAAGTACGAGGCGCAGGCCACGCTGCAGGGGCTGGAACAGCTGCGCACGCAGTCCTTCCAGCTCAACTATGCGAAGGCCGCCACGGTGGCGCAGGGCCTTACCGGCACCGGAAGCAGCGGAGGCGGCGGTGGCAGCTCGGGCTCGACCACCCGCATCCTGAGTTCGCGCGGCAGCGTGCTGGCCGAGGTGCGCACCAACCAGCTCTTCGTGACCGACATTCCTTCGCGGCTGTCGCAGGTGGCTGACCTCCTGCAGAAGCTCGACGTGCCGGTACGCCAGGTGCTGATCGAGGCGCGCTTCGTCGAGGCGACCGACACCTTCAGCAAGTCGCTGGGTGTCAAGCTCGGCGGCGGCTCCGTCAATTCGAACTCGTCGGTGGGCGTGACGCCTTCCGTCAGTTCGACCACGACCGGCGGCGTGACCACCACCACCAGCACAAACACCTATTCGAGCACCAGCTTCGTCAACCTGCCGGCTACCAGCACGACTGGCGATGCAGTCGGCACCTTCGCGCTGTCGCTGTTCAACTCGAGCCTGACGAAGATGCTCAACCTCGAAATCTCCGCGCTGGAGGCGGACGGCAAGGGCAAGGTGGTGTCGAGCCCGCGCGTGGTGACGGCCGACCAGACCAAGGCGCTGATCGAGCAGGGCACCGAGCTGCCCTACCAGGTAGCTACATCGAGCGGCGCCACGTCCATTGCGTTCCGCAAGGCCAACCTCAAGCTCGAGGTAACGCCGCAGATAACGCCCGAGGGCAACATCATCCTGGCGCTCGACGTCAACAAGGACACGGTGGGCCAATCGACCACCGCGGGCTACGCCATCAACACCAAGCACATCCAGACCGAAGTGCTGGTGGAGAACGGCGGCACCGTCGTCATCGGCGGGGTCTTCGAGCTGACGGACACCAATTCGGAATCGCGCGTGCCGGTGCTGGGCGAACTGCCGGTGGTCGGCGCTCTGTTTCGCACCCGCAGCCGGGTCAACAACAAGACCGAGATGCTGATCTTCATCAGCCCGAAGATGATTTCGGATCGGAACGCGGCGCGTTGAGGCGGATCGCTACAGGCGCATCAGGGATCGCTTCTGGCTCTCGGCCTTCTTCGCGGCCTGCAGTCTCAGGCCCAACGCTGTCGCCTGGGCTGCAATCTGGTCTCTCAGGGCCCTCACCCGGTCCCTGAGCGCGACGAGATTCGCCGTGATGGTGGCGCGGCGCACGGGGTCGGCGCCGTCGACCAGGCGGCACACGTTTTCTATGCCCGACAAGAGGCCTTCCAGCTGGGTGATGAGGAACAGGCATTCCTTGCGCAGCAAAGTGAGCTTCTTCACCAGCGCCTTGAGGGTCTGCAGGTTCCCCGTCAACGTCACCGCGAGCTGTTGTGTGATCTCTGTCGCATGTGGCTGCCACTGCGTCTGGAATCTGAAGAGCACGTTGGTGAAGATCGGTACGGTCGCCAGATGCATGTCGGACCCCAGTGCCAGCTGGGTCAGGTGGCGCGTCCGTTGGCTCGTTCGGCGCAGCGCGCCCAGTACCGGCACCAGCCCGGGTCCGATGTTGGTCAGGATCAGGTGGAGTATTTCCACGGGCATCGACAGCAGGCCGACCGGCATGGGCTGGTGTGCGATGGGAACTATCGTGATGGTGTTGGAGGCGGACTGAACAGCCACTGAGCCGCCTGGGGGCGGTGGCAGATCGGGAGGCGGGTGAGGAGAGTCGGGCGCCAAGTCCTCCGGCAGAGTGCCTTCGTCAACAAAGGGGCCGCACCTTGGGCGCTGCGTGCAATAGACCGGGGGAGTGTGCGGGTCCCAGCATTTCAGACCGCAGCTGCAGACGTAGGGTGGCATCGCTGTTCTCCTCGAAGTGCGATGGAGGCCGTCGTTCCGCTCGCAATTCTCGAAGAGTGCCGTCCGTCTGCAATCACCCGATCATGTGATCCGCCCCTGGTGCCTGCCGGATGGCCATCCCGCCCGGCGCTGCCTCGGCTTCTTCCTGCTCCACCCAATGCGTCCCTGCACCGTGAGCCCTGTTGCCG
This is a stretch of genomic DNA from Variovorax paradoxus. It encodes these proteins:
- a CDS encoding ABC transporter substrate-binding protein yields the protein MSNKTVFRLAILGTCLSAASLLAHADQWSDISQRKELKCGTFADVPPFAAPDPKTREMVGHDVDLCNALAKELGLTAKVTPLSVEARVPEVKLGRVDVTIANLAYTKSRGEQIQFSDPYYVAKEMLAVKASDPGTVKADFKGKRLSSTKGSTSEMSIKMNGSEPVTFQDTGSAFMAVQQNKSVGMVANTMTITKLVNQSKTEGVALKMIKDPMVLQPIGIGMKKDEPVLLSKVNAALYALEKSGELDRLWARWLGPNTEYKMVREEKVMPLAELKFELLP
- a CDS encoding LPS-assembly protein LptD, which produces MKLRWRGFPRPPMVLLSLLLLRAQTAPAQETWTEAPMTLRRTPELVETIAPTERSTRPSLVDGDKLSGRPDLEVVVEGNASLRRGDTRITADRLEYQPPGDLATATGNVHLNQAGNVYEGPELHLKVESFEGFFNHVRYTLLANGGHGEADRIDFVDPKVSIARHATYTTCLRDNYSSWVPAWMLTAVTMTTDTDTNLATATDAQISFLGVTTPSIPSVSFPLSNARQSGLLPPVIGYDTTNGFEYLQPYYWNIAPNRDLTLYPEIMTNRGVNLGTEFRYLEKTYSGQIRVDEMPSDSLRGINRWGLWAQHNQQLDPKPFGLDSLSTSFNINRVSDDDYWRDFSHTPTLTSRTLTNEFDLNWTKGDWSGQARTLAYQTLQYAASPITPSYNRVPQITANYNKYDWHGFDVSGTLDYTRFEIDSAYSPTLNGIKQPNGERMVGNLQISRPWVTPGGYVIPKLLLHTAAYQLDSALASGATSITSVVPTVSLDSGLVFERDTNLFGRAWRQTLEPRAYYVHTPYRDQSQLPVYDTAANDISFATLYTENAFSGNDRVSDTNTLTTGVSTRLIDPATGAESARFGIAQRFRFSDQNVTLPSGTAVTDRTGDFIVGGLVHWNPKWSVDGIAQYNMDNGKSSRDALTLRYTPAPYHTLTAAFRYQADSSSTADDGTKTVDFNWQWPLSELTRGLFGNKSPTDPGRWYAVGRLSYSLHDHAMSDSLIGAEYNACCWVGRIVLERLVSGRTTPDTRLMFQIQFNGFGNIGSNPTSTLLQNIQGYQPLNAPTQEPSRFTNYD
- a CDS encoding response regulator is translated as MSRILLVEEGRDAASVLLDELHRAGHEVDHIDDGAVALHRILTSPPALTLLDVQLPHVSGLQILEKIRARSDHPIIMLTALAHEADRLRGFELGADDYVCKPFSPREVVVRIHTVLRRYAQRRIVARPSVPITFGAVRGCAILDGHYLPLTRRESLLLRALSQEPGRVLTRSKLLEAAFPEALDVNERVVDTHIKNLRKKLATVSTEHDWIRSVYGVGFAWESQARQDA
- a CDS encoding nuclease-related domain-containing protein, yielding MTTALHKVPTRPVLKLAGHGHPKPDTAAPVRRACSADGEQANNTTATTLAIQQLVSAFQPSFDRMHVLRDLVIPMYEGSAVPTARFDVALVCEAGVYLFEVKGWRNAVVYRKTAAQALPRWFLRQNGHSLAREVKDPAWQCGRKTTHLRSLLPPDLRVQYFVLLPFEGVELQGVMPSVVITPQDLPYIARVARNNGRTEQGYPMLDDDAIDRTLRLLTGLQGNLTVDDHMRNSREKSAQAPVRPAHPGVLKLQ
- a CDS encoding porin; amino-acid sequence: MKKTLTAFAALAVCGLASAQSSVTLFGVVDAGLTYQSSTSRDTTTGASVKQSKTSLGNSAYNSSRIGFRGTEDLGGGLAASFWLEAPITNDDGATGVSTFSRRSTVSLSGGFGELRLGRDYTATFWNDTVFDPFGTNGSGTNVISTVSGNTTINNANYVRASNSIGYFLPPNLGGFYGQVQYSLHENASTDATSTTAASSSTAGRYVGGRFGYANGPLDVALAVGQSTVVDTTALERRVQTINLGASYDFGPVKLFGELSNVKNKFDYAAAADTHDTYNGYLIGATVPVGAGLIRVAYSQVRYNEGTAGITGEDPMARKFAVGYVHNLSKRTALYATVARVNNRNDVNYTGSLVSASTTGYGSTGTAYTGLPRSSTGYDFGIRHAF
- the pilQ gene encoding type IV pilus secretin family protein codes for the protein MKKQSFVLARWLRASVFLLVAFGSLAAAQAQNRIESVTGSVQAGSEVLRVDFSEPLAAAPNGFAIQSPARIALDFPGMTSSLGREAIDISQGNLRSVNVVQAGERSRLVLNLKQATAYTTELRGKSLLVVLQPAAGPALVASTPFEFAENRNRDVLPLRDVDFRLGSEGAGRVIVSLPNDQVGVDIRQQGKGLVVEFTKSSLPEGMNRRLDVSDFGTPVQSVSMQQSGDRVRMVIDPRGEWEHSAYQSNSQFVVEVRPRKENPNKLAQGTGYSGEKLSLNFQNIEIRSLLQVIADFTNFNIVTSDSVSGTLTLRLKDVPWDQALEIILEAKNLGMRKSGSVLRIAPEDELNAKEKIKYEAQATLQGLEQLRTQSFQLNYAKAATVAQGLTGTGSSGGGGGSSGSTTRILSSRGSVLAEVRTNQLFVTDIPSRLSQVADLLQKLDVPVRQVLIEARFVEATDTFSKSLGVKLGGGSVNSNSSVGVTPSVSSTTTGGVTTTTSTNTYSSTSFVNLPATSTTGDAVGTFALSLFNSSLTKMLNLEISALEADGKGKVVSSPRVVTADQTKALIEQGTELPYQVATSSGATSIAFRKANLKLEVTPQITPEGNIILALDVNKDTVGQSTTAGYAINTKHIQTEVLVENGGTVVIGGVFELTDTNSESRVPVLGELPVVGALFRTRSRVNNKTEMLIFISPKMISDRNAAR